The Bernardetia litoralis DSM 6794 genome includes a window with the following:
- the kdsB gene encoding 3-deoxy-manno-octulosonate cytidylyltransferase, whose amino-acid sequence MKIIAIIPARYASSRFPAKVLADINGKPMIERVFNQAKKAAKLSDVFIATDNQIVFDKVKEFTQNVLMTSDSHISGTDRIAEAALILEKKNIEFDFIINIQGDEPFIQPLQIDSLATILVENKNTQLATLVSKIKDSETLFDSNVVKAIFDTNHKAIYFSRNPIPFVRNTEKNNWLSEHTFYRHIGMYAYQKQVLQQITKLKPSTLELAESLEQLRWIENGFEIQIAITPFESIGIDTPEDLEKIVNK is encoded by the coding sequence ATGAAAATTATTGCTATTATTCCTGCTCGTTATGCTTCTAGTCGCTTTCCAGCTAAAGTTTTGGCTGATATTAATGGAAAACCGATGATTGAACGTGTTTTTAATCAAGCCAAAAAAGCTGCAAAATTGAGCGATGTTTTTATTGCTACTGATAATCAAATTGTTTTTGATAAAGTAAAGGAATTTACTCAAAATGTTTTGATGACAAGTGATAGTCATATTTCTGGAACGGACAGAATTGCAGAAGCTGCGCTTATTTTAGAAAAAAAGAATATTGAATTTGATTTTATAATTAATATTCAAGGCGATGAGCCATTTATTCAACCTTTACAAATTGATAGTTTGGCTACAATATTAGTAGAAAATAAAAATACACAACTTGCAACTTTAGTCAGTAAAATCAAAGATTCTGAAACGCTTTTTGATTCCAATGTAGTAAAAGCAATTTTTGATACAAATCATAAAGCAATTTATTTTAGTAGAAATCCGATTCCTTTTGTGAGAAATACTGAGAAAAATAATTGGCTTTCAGAACATACTTTTTACCGACATATTGGAATGTATGCCTATCAAAAACAAGTTTTACAGCAAATTACAAAGCTAAAACCTTCAACATTAGAGCTGGCTGAGTCTTTAGAACAGTTGCGTTGGATAGAAAATGGATTTGAAATACAAATTGCCATTACTCCTTTTGAAAGTATAGGAATTGATACACCAGAGGATTTGGAAAAAATAGTAAACAAGTAG
- the mnmD gene encoding tRNA (5-methylaminomethyl-2-thiouridine)(34)-methyltransferase MnmD: MSKKLELSFLESKDGSHTLIRHDLNETYHSHNGAIQESLWVFIDKGLSYLKEQNYTSIKILEIGFGTGLNAILAYEFAQKNKIEIEYISLEPFPIPLEIAKKLNYIDFLEEENKSVFNQLHQISWEEMHRISEYFSIQKVEATLENYIFNKNNYEIQSESQDKNNNEKYFDCTFFDAFAPSKQAEVWQLSNIQKIFNLTKENGILVTYCAQGQFKRNLKTVGFKVESLDGAPPKREMVRAIQLPVTSK; this comes from the coding sequence ATGTCTAAAAAATTAGAACTTTCATTTTTAGAAAGTAAAGATGGTTCGCATACATTAATTCGTCACGACCTCAACGAAACCTATCATTCACACAATGGAGCAATTCAAGAATCGCTTTGGGTTTTTATAGATAAAGGACTCAGTTACTTAAAGGAGCAAAATTATACATCAATAAAAATATTAGAAATTGGTTTTGGAACTGGACTAAATGCAATTTTGGCTTACGAATTTGCTCAAAAAAATAAAATTGAGATAGAATATATTTCATTAGAACCCTTTCCTATACCTTTAGAAATTGCTAAAAAACTAAATTATATAGATTTTTTGGAAGAAGAAAATAAATCTGTTTTTAATCAATTACATCAAATTAGTTGGGAAGAAATGCACAGAATTTCAGAGTATTTTTCAATACAAAAAGTGGAAGCTACATTGGAAAATTATATTTTTAATAAAAATAATTATGAAATTCAAAGTGAAAGTCAAGATAAAAATAATAACGAAAAATATTTTGACTGTACATTTTTTGATGCCTTTGCACCAAGCAAACAAGCTGAAGTTTGGCAATTATCAAATATTCAAAAGATATTTAATTTAACAAAAGAAAACGGAATTTTAGTTACTTATTGCGCTCAAGGACAATTTAAACGAAATTTGAAAACTGTAGGTTTTAAAGTTGAAAGTTTGGATGGTGCGCCACCAAAAAGAGAAATGGTCAGAGCAATTCAGTTACCAGTTACCAGTAAATAG